CCCGCTGGGCCGCAGCATGCTCGCACGCCTGGTCGTCGCGAGCCGCACGACCCTGTCGGTCGCCGTTCCCGCCGTGGTGCTCTCGGCGGTCATCGGATCCGTGATCGGCATGTGGGCCGGCTACCACCGGGGCTGGCGCGAGACCGTCGCGATGCGCATCGCCGACGTCATCATGAGCTTTCCGTCGCTGCTGCTGGCCGTGGTGGTGCTGTACGTTTTCTCACCCAGCGCGGCCAACATCATCCTGGTGCTGGCGATCACGCGCATCCCGGTGTACCTGCGCACCGCCCGCGCCGAATCCGCCGAACTGCAGAGCCGGGTGTTCGTCGACGCCGCCCGCACCTTCGGCGCCGGTGCCACCTCGATCATCACGCGTCACGTCCTGCCGATCGTGCTGCCCACCCTGCTCACGGTCGCCACCCTGGACTTCTGCTACGTCATGCTGGCCGAGAGCTCGCTGAGCTTCCTCGGCATCGGCATCCAGCCGCCCGACGTCAGCTGGGGCCTGATGGTCGCGCAGGGCCGCACCTACCTGCACACCGCGTGGTGGCTGTCGTTCTTCCCCGGCCTGGCCATCGTGATCACCACGGTCTCGGCGACCATCCTCGCCGCGTGGGCGCGCATCGCCACCGACCCCGGCCAGCGCTGGCGCCTCACCGTCCCGCAGAAGCGGTTGTCCCGCTTCACCAAGACCGGAAGGGCCCTCTCATGACCGCACCCGTGACGACACCCGCGACCGCCGTGCTGGACGATCCCGCCCTCACGGTCGACGGACTGTGCGTGGACATCCGCACCATCACCGGTACCGTGCGCGCGGTCGACAACGTGTCGTTCGAGGCGCACCGCGGCGAAACCCTGGCGCTGCTCGGCGAATCCGGCTGCGGCAAGTCGCTGACGGCCACCGCGCTCGTCGGCCTGCTCGAGCCCGTCGCGAGCGTGTCCGCGGGCACGGCCCGACTGGCAGACGTCGACCTGTTCAGCGCCGACCGCAGGACACGCCGCCAACTCGCAGGCACCGAACTGGCAATCGTGTTCCAGGACGCGCTCACCGCGCTCAACCCGCTCTACACGGTGGGAACCCAACTGGCCGAACCGTTCCGCATCCACCAGGGGCGCAGCGCCAAGGAGGCCCGGCGCAAGGCCGTCGAACTCATGGAACGCGTCGGCATCCCGCAACCCGAGTCGCGCCTGAACGACTACCCGCACCAGTTCTCCGGCGGCATGCGCCAGCGCCTGCTCATCGCGATGGCCGTGGCGCTCAACCCCACCGTGCTGATCGCCGATGAACCCACCACCGCGCTCGACGTGACGGTGCAGGCGCAGATCATGGCGCTGCTGCGGGATCTGCGCAGTGAATACCACATGGCGGTGGTGCTGATCACCCATGATCTGGCGCTGGTGGCCGAGGAAGCCGACCGCGTCGCGGTGATGTACGCCGGACAGATCGTCGAAACCGGTCCGGTGGCCGAGGTTTTCGCCAACCCCGCACATCCGTACACCAAAGGGCTGCTGGATTCGGTGCCGGTCAACGCGGTGCGCGGCGAGGCGCTGGCCTCGATCGGCGGATCACCACCGGAACTCAGCGCGATCCCGAAAGGCTGTGTCTACCAGGATCGCTGCCCGCACGCGGCGGACATCTGCGTGACCAACAGGCCGCAGCTCGAAGGCGAGCACCGGCGCGCCGCATGCCATTTCGCCGGCCGGTTCGCAACGGGAGGAGAGCACCATGTCTGAGCACCTGCTGCAGGTGCGGGACCTGCGCAAGTCGTTCCGGGTCGCGGGCAAGAACCGCCTGGTGGCGCTCGACGGCATCGACCTGCACCTCGACCGCGGCGAGACGCTGGGCCTGGTGGGTGAATCCGGCTGCGGCAAGTCCACATTGGCGCGCACGTTGATGATGCTGGAACGGCCCGACGCGGGCACCGTGACGTTCGACGGCATCGATCCGTTCCGGCTGCGCGGCAAAGACCTGCTGGCCTACCGCCGCCGCGTGCAGATGGTGTTCCAGGATCCGTACGCATCGCTGAACTCACGCATGACCGCGGCCGAGATCATCGCCGAACCCTGGCGCAGCCACAAGGCCATGTACCCGCACCGCAAGGACCGCGACGCGCGGGTACGCGAACTGCTGGACATGGTGGGGCTGAGCGCACGAGCCGCGGACAAGTATCCGCAGGAGTTCTCGGGCGGCCAGCGGCAACGCCTCGGGATCGCGCGTGCCCTCGCGCTGGAACCCGACGTGATCATCTGCGACGAACCGGTCTCCGCGCTCGACCTCTCGGTGCAGGCCCAGGTGCTCAACCTGCTCAACGACCTGCAGCGGCAGTTGCAGATCTCCTACATCTTCATCTCGCACGACCTGTCGGTGGTGCGGCACGTCGCCGACCGGGTCACGGTGATGTACCTGGGCCGCATGATCGAGACCGGCCGCACCGAGGACGTCTACCGCAGACCCGGCCACCCCTACACCGCGGCGCTGATGTCGGCCGCACCGAAACTCGATGCCGCGCAACGGGGCGAGCGGATCCTGCTCAGCGGCGAGGTGCCGTCGCCGCTGAATCCCCCGTCGGGCTGCCGGTTCCGCACCAGGTGCTGGAAGGCCACCGACATCTGCGCGCAGACCGTCCCTCCCGGCGCCGTCGACCCGCAGGCAGGCGGGGATCCCGACGCCACCCACACCGCCGAGTGTCATCACCCGATGTATCAGGTGATGTCGGTTCCGGCGTGACGGGCGCGGGCTATGCGGTGGTGGCCGCGGCGATCCTGTTGGCGTCGTGCATGCAGGCCTCGATCGGGTTCGGGATGGGCATGCTCGCCGCTCCCGTCGTCGCGATCGTCGACCCCGCACTGATCCCAGGCACGCTCATCATGCTGGCCACCGCCGTCACCCTGCTGGTGGTGGTGCGCGAGCGGAAGTCGATCGACCTCTCCGGCACCGGGTGGGCGCTGCTGGGCCGCGTGCCCGGCACGATCGCCGGTGCGCTGCTGCTGCTCGTCCTGCCGCAGAAGATGCTGGCGTACACCCTCGCGGCCGTCGTACTCGCGGGCGTCGCCGTCACGAGCCTCGGCTGGATCCCGGCGCCGCACCGCCGCAATCTCGTGCTCGCGGGCGCCACGTCGGGTGTGCTCGGCACCGCCACCGCCATCGGCGGACCGCCCATGGCGCTGGTGTGGCAGAACAACACCGGTGCCCGGCTGCGCGGCACGATGAGCGGGTTCTTCCTGGTGGGTTCGGTGCTGTCGCTGGCGGTGCTGGCCCTCACCGGCGCCATCGACCACCACACCCTGGTGATGTTCGCGCTGCTGATCCCGGCCGTGGTCGCGGGATACGCGCTGTCCCGCTGGGTCAACCGGCACCTGGACCGGGATCGGCAGCGCTGGGCCGCGATCGCGATCTCGACCATCGGTGCGGTGATCCTGATCGTCCGACAGCTGATGGGAGGCTGAATGTCCACCGACGATCCCATTTCGGATGCCGTGTCGGTGCGCAAGGTCAAGTCGGCGGTCCGCACCGTCGAACTGCTCGAGTACCTCGCCGCCCGGCCGGACCGGCCCACGCGCCTGCGGGAGATCTGCACCGCACTGGACATGCCGCGCAGCTCGGCGCACGCGCTGCTGCGCACCCTGGTGGCGCAGGGCTGGGTGCGTTCCGACGAGGCGGGAACCCAGTACAGCATCGGCGTCCGCGCGCTGCTGGTCGGCACCAGCTACCTCGACGCCGATCCCTATCTGCCGCTGATCGCACCGTTTCTCGAGGATCTGCGCGGCGATCTCGACGAGACGTTCCACCTGGCCCGCCTCGACGGATACGACGTCGTCTACCTGGCGACGCTGGAGTCGCGGCAGTATGTACGCACCACCAACAAGGTGGGCCGCAGGCTGCCTGCCTACACCACGGCGCTGGGCAAGTCCCTGCTGGCCGAACGGTTCGGCGCGGACCTCGACGCGCACATCCCGCACACGCTCGCGGCGTTGACGCCGCACACCATCACCGACCGCGCGGTGCTCGACGCCGCGCTCGACGAGGCCAGGGTGCGCGGCTACGCCACCGAGAACGAGGAGAACACATTGGGGACACGGTGTTTCGCGGTCGCGCTGCGCTACCAGCAACCCGCCCAGGATGCGATCAGCGCTTCGGTGCCGCTGGCCCGGCTCACCCCGGAACGCGAACGCGAGATCGTCGACGCCCTTCGCATGGTCTGCGACAAGGTGTCGCGGGTGGTGCGGCCGGTGGCCAACGGCGACAAGTGGTTCGCCTGACCCGCAACGCTTTTCGAGGAGGAAACATGGCCGCACAACCGAAGATCCCGGTGGTCACCGAGATGACCGTGATCCCGATCGCCGGGTACGACAGCATGCTGCTGAATCTCAGTGGCGCACACGGACCCTTCTTCACCAGGAACCTGGTCAAGCTCACCGACTCCGACGGCAACACCGGGGTTGGCGAGGTACCCGGCGGCGAGGCCATCCGCCGCACGTTGGAGGAGGCACGGCCCCTTGTGGTGGGGCGCTCGGTCGGGGAGTACCACGCCGCGCTGGCGGCCATCCGGGCCGCGTTCGCGGACCGCGACAGCGGCGGCCGCGGCGCGCAGACCTTCGACCTGCGGGTCACGGTGCACGCCGTCACGGCGGTCGAAGCGGCGCTGCTGGACCTGCTCGGCAAGCACCTCGACGTCCCGGTCGCCGCACTGCTCGGCGACGGACAGCAGCGGCAACGCGTGCAGGCACTCGGCTACCTGTTCTTCGTCGGTGACCGCAACCGGACCGATCTGCCGTACCGCTCACCCGACGACGAACCCGCCGGCGCCGACGAATGGCTGCGCATCCGGCACGAGGAGGCGCTGTCGCCCGACGCCGTGGTCCGGTTGGCCGAGGCCGCCCGCGCCCGCTACGGGTTCCGCGACTTCAAACTCAAGGGCGGGGTGCTGCCCGCGGCCGATGAGGCCAAGGCGGTCACCGCGCTGGCCGAACGGTTCCCCGACGCGCGGATCACGCTGGACCCCAACGGCGGTTGGCTGCTGCGCGACGCCATCGCGACCTGCAGGCAGCTCACCGATGTGCTGGCCTACGCCGAGGACCCGGTCGGGCCGGAGGGCACCTTCTCGGGCCGGGAGGTGATGGCCGAGTTCAAACGCGCCACCGGACTGCCGACCGCCACCAACATGATCGCCACGGACTGGCGCGAACTGGGCCACGCGATCCGCGCGGGTGCGGTGGACATCCCGCTGGCCGATCCGCACTTCTGGACCATGAGCGGATCGGTACGGGTCGCGGCCCTGTGCGACGCGTGGGGCCTGACGTGGGGTTCGCACTCCAACAACCACTTCGACGTGTCGCTGGCAATGTTCACCCACGTCGCGGCCGCCGCCCCCGGTGACATCACCGCGATCGACACGCACTGGATCTGGCAGGACGGCCAACGCATCACCAAGCGGCCCTTCGAGATCGTCGACGGCCACCTCGACGTGCCCGCCGCCGCGGGCCTCGGCGTCGAACTCGACGACGAACGCGTCGCCGCCGCCCACGAGCTGTACCTGGCGCAGGGTCTGGGCGCACGCGACGACTCCGTGGCCATGCAGTACCTGATACCCGGCTGGACGTTCGACGCCAAACGCCCCGCCCTGCAGAGGAGCTGAGCACATGCACGTCCTCGTCGCCGACGCGCACCTGGTACCGCACCGGGCCCACCTGGAGGCCGCCCTGCCCGCGGGAACCACCGTCAGCTGGCACGACCCCGGCGACCGCTCGGTCTTCGACCACCTGCCCGACGCCGAGGTCTACGTGGGCAGCCGGTTCACCGCCGACATGGCGGCCGTGGCGGACCGGCTGCGGCTCATCCACGTCAACGGGGCGGGCACCGACAAGATCGACTTCGGGCATCTGCGGCCGGACATCCTGGTGGCCAACACCTTCCACCACGAGCAGTCCATCGCCGAATACATCGCCGGGACCGCGGTGCTGTTGCGTCGGGGCTTGCCGGCGCAGGACCGCGCGCTGCGGGAGGGCCGGTGGGCCACCCCGGGCTATGACCGCCGGATCCCGCAGCCGCGCACCCTGCAGGGCGCCCGCGTCGGCTACATCGGCTTCGGCCACATCGGCCGCACCAGCTGGAAGTTGTTGCGCGCCTTCGGCGCCGAGGCCGTCGCCGTCACCGGCAGCGGCCGGGTCGACGCGGCCGCCGAGGGGTTGCGCTGGGCCGGAGCCAGCGACAGGCTCACGGCGTTGATGACCGAATCCGACGTGGTGGTGGTGTGCGCGCCGCTCACCGAGCGCACCGTCGGCATGATCGGGGCCGACGAACTGCGGGCACTAGGCCCCGCGGGCGTGCTGATCAACGTCGGGCGGGGACCGCTGGTGGTGGAATCGGCGCTCTACGAGGCATTGTCGACGGGCGCCATCGCGGCCGCGGCGCTCGACGTGTGGTACCACTACCCGGACGCCGCGGGGGAGGGCAGGCCGAGCGAACTACCGTTCCAGACGCTGCCCAATGTGCTGATGACGCCGCACGTCTCCGGTGTCACGGCGGACACGTTCGCCGGGCGGGCCGGCGACATCGCGGCCAACATCGGGCGGCTGCAGCGCGACGAACCCCTGCACAATGTGGTGCACGGTCAGGCCGGGCACCAGTTGTCGTAACCGCCCTCGGGCCCCAGCATCCGCTCCAGGCGCGTGCGGTTGATCCGCGCCAGCTCGTTGCGGACCACCTTGCGCTCGGTCTCGGTGTCGTTGTGCAACCGCAGATCCACGGCCGCGAGCACGTCGCGGGCACACGCGTTGCCGACGTGCATCACGAAGCCGAACCCGAACCGGTCGCAGTACCGTTTGGCGGCCTGGTCCAGCTGCGCCATCACGGCCGCCTCGTCGTCCCACACCGCGCACTGCTCAGCGCGCGACCGTGAACTGCGCGGGCGGCTGCCCACACACGGGTAGGCCTGCAGGATCGTGTCGATCGAGGCCTCGCCCAGGCTGAACAACAACTCGTCGGCCCTGCGGAACAGCGAATCGTGATCCGGGTACGGACGACCCTTGGCGAGGTCGGACGCCAGGGTCACGCTGCAGCAGCACTCGTACACCGCATGCACGGCCCGTCGCAGCGGCAATGCGTTGTACGCCTCGAGCCCCATGCCCTGATGCATCAACACACGATGATCATCAGAGCCGCATTGGACGGCGGCGTTACGGTGTGTTAATTGCAGGCTAAATCAGTGCCCGGAGCTCTTGAACCGCTCGATCGAGCGCTTCAGCTCGGCCTCGGCCTCGGCGCGGCCCACCCAGTCGGCGGTCTCGACGAACTTGCCCGGCTCGAGGTCCTTGTAGTGCACGAAGAAGTGCTTGATGGCGTCGAGCTCGAACTGCGAGATGTCGCCGACGTCCTGGATGTGGTCCCAGCGCGGATCGCCGGCAGGCACGCACAGCAATTTGTCGTCGCCGCCGGCCTCGTCGGTCATCTTGAACATCGCGACCGGGCGTGCCTCGACGATGCAGCCGGGGAACACCGACTCGGTCAGCAGCACCAGCGCGTCCAGCGGGTCGCCGTCCTCACCGAGGGTGTTCTCGAAGAACCCGTAGTCGGTGGGGTAACCCATCGGCGTGTACAGGTACCGGTCGAGTTTGACCCGGCCGGTCTCGTGATCCACCTCGTACTTGTTGCGTGAACCCTTCGGGATCTCGATGACGACGTCGAACTCCACCGTCGCGGCTCCTTCGCATGTGCAATCAGTCTCGGGATCGTCTACAAGACGACGCGGGGACGACCCCGCCGGGCCAACCTTAGATGAGCGATAGGCTGACGCGCAGGGGTGGCTCACCAAGGTCGATCGAGAGCAGGGGAAGTATGCGGCCCACTCGGTGGAGACGGTCCACCCACGTGGCGGTAGGCGTTGCCGTTCTCGCGCTCGTCGTCGCCGTCGTCGCGGCCGCGGCCCTGCTCACCGGCAAGAAGTCCGACGCGGCCAAGGCCGTGCCGCCCGCCCCGCCGCCCGCGACCGCCGACCCCGGCGTCGTCCCGGTCGACCTCTCCGCGCCCTCGCCGACCCGCCGCGGACTCGCCGCGGCCCTGGCCGCCGCCCTGGCCAACCCCGACCTGGGCCTGATCACCGGCCGCATCACCGACGCCGACACCGGCGACGAGGTGTGGGAACAGGGTTCGCGGGTGCCGATGCAGCCGGCGTCGGTCAACAAGGTGCTCACCACCGCGGCCGCCCTGCTCACCCTCGACCGCGACGCGCGGCTCACCACCACCGTGGTGGCCGCCGACGACCAACCGGGTCTGGTGGTGCTGCGCGGCGGCGGCGACACCACGCTGTCGGCCGCGCCGAAGGGCACCGACACCTGGTACAAGGGCGCGGCCCGCATCAGCGACCTCGCCGAGCAGGTTCGCCGCAGCGGCGTGAGCGTCACCCGCGTCCGCGTCGACACCAGTGCCTACAGCGGCCCGACCATGGCACCCGGCTGGGATCCCGCCGACATCGACGGCGGCGACATCGCCCCGATGGAACCGGTGATGCTCGACGGCGGGCGCACGCAGCCCACCACCGTGGAGTCGCGGCGGTCCACGAGCCCCGCGCTGGATGCGGGCAAGGCGCTGGCCGCGGCGCTCGGCGTCGAACCGGAATCGGTGACGCTGATGCCGTCGGGCATGCGCGGCGGCACCAAGATCGCCGAGGTGCAGTCGGCGCCGCTGATCGAGCGGCTGCGGCAGATGATGAACGAATCCGACAACGTGATGGCCGAGTCGATCGCCCGCGAGGTCGCCGAGGCGCTGGACCGGCCGCAGAGCTTCGACGGTGCCGTCGGCGCGGTGCTGAGCCAGCTGAAAACGGCCGGGATCGACACGTCCGGCGCCAAGCTGGTCGACTCCAGCGGCCTGTCGGTCGACAACCGGCTGACCGCGCTTACCCTCGATGAGGTGGTCAACGCCGCCGCCGGACACACCCAGCCCGCTCTGCGGCCGCTGGTCGATCTGCTGCCGATCGCCGGTGGCAGCGGCACCCTGTCCAACCGCTATCTCGACACCGACGCCGGCCGCGATGCCGCGGGCTGGCTGCGCGCCAAGACCGGATCGCTGACCGGCACCAACGCGCTGGCAGGCATCGTCACCGACCGCAGCGGACGGGTGCTGACGTTCGCCCTGATCTCCAACAACGCCGGGCCGACCGGACGCACCGCGATCGACGCGCTGGCCTCGGTGCTGCGCACCTGTGGATGCGGCGCATGAGCCGCCCCACCATGACCGCGGGCCGCGCGGTGGACTGGGACTTCGCCGCCACCGTCGGCGCCAAACTCGCACGTCCAGAACCGCCCGCCACCGACTACACCCGCCGCCAGGCCATCGACCAGCTCTCCGACAGCGCACGTGCCGCCGAGCTGCCGGTGCGCGAGGTGACCGGCCTGATCGAGGGTGCCGAGGTGCCCGAGGCCCGTGTCGTCGACCGGCCCGCCTGGATCCGCGCGGCCACCCGGTCGATGCGCGTGATGACCACCGGCGGCACCAGCGCCGACGACGGCGAGAACGGATACCAGCCGGGGTTCATCACCGGACGCGTCACCGGCGCGCAGACCGGTGCGGTGCTCGCGTTCATCTCGGCGGGCATCCTCGGCCAGTACGACCCGTTCGGCCCCGACGGCGGCGAACTGCTGCTGGTGTACCCGAACGTCATCTCGGTCGAACGCCAACTGCGCGTCGCTCCAGCCGATTTCCGGCTCTGGGTGTGCCTGCACGAGGTCACCCACCGGGTGCAGTTCCGGGCCAACCCGTGGCTGGCCGACCACATGTCGCAGGCGCTTGCGATCCTCACCCAGGACGCGGGCGAC
This region of Mycolicibacterium goodii genomic DNA includes:
- a CDS encoding ABC transporter ATP-binding protein yields the protein MTAPVTTPATAVLDDPALTVDGLCVDIRTITGTVRAVDNVSFEAHRGETLALLGESGCGKSLTATALVGLLEPVASVSAGTARLADVDLFSADRRTRRQLAGTELAIVFQDALTALNPLYTVGTQLAEPFRIHQGRSAKEARRKAVELMERVGIPQPESRLNDYPHQFSGGMRQRLLIAMAVALNPTVLIADEPTTALDVTVQAQIMALLRDLRSEYHMAVVLITHDLALVAEEADRVAVMYAGQIVETGPVAEVFANPAHPYTKGLLDSVPVNAVRGEALASIGGSPPELSAIPKGCVYQDRCPHAADICVTNRPQLEGEHRRAACHFAGRFATGGEHHV
- a CDS encoding ABC transporter ATP-binding protein; translation: MSEHLLQVRDLRKSFRVAGKNRLVALDGIDLHLDRGETLGLVGESGCGKSTLARTLMMLERPDAGTVTFDGIDPFRLRGKDLLAYRRRVQMVFQDPYASLNSRMTAAEIIAEPWRSHKAMYPHRKDRDARVRELLDMVGLSARAADKYPQEFSGGQRQRLGIARALALEPDVIICDEPVSALDLSVQAQVLNLLNDLQRQLQISYIFISHDLSVVRHVADRVTVMYLGRMIETGRTEDVYRRPGHPYTAALMSAAPKLDAAQRGERILLSGEVPSPLNPPSGCRFRTRCWKATDICAQTVPPGAVDPQAGGDPDATHTAECHHPMYQVMSVPA
- a CDS encoding sulfite exporter TauE/SafE family protein codes for the protein MTGAGYAVVAAAILLASCMQASIGFGMGMLAAPVVAIVDPALIPGTLIMLATAVTLLVVVRERKSIDLSGTGWALLGRVPGTIAGALLLLVLPQKMLAYTLAAVVLAGVAVTSLGWIPAPHRRNLVLAGATSGVLGTATAIGGPPMALVWQNNTGARLRGTMSGFFLVGSVLSLAVLALTGAIDHHTLVMFALLIPAVVAGYALSRWVNRHLDRDRQRWAAIAISTIGAVILIVRQLMGG
- a CDS encoding IclR family transcriptional regulator, which codes for MSTDDPISDAVSVRKVKSAVRTVELLEYLAARPDRPTRLREICTALDMPRSSAHALLRTLVAQGWVRSDEAGTQYSIGVRALLVGTSYLDADPYLPLIAPFLEDLRGDLDETFHLARLDGYDVVYLATLESRQYVRTTNKVGRRLPAYTTALGKSLLAERFGADLDAHIPHTLAALTPHTITDRAVLDAALDEARVRGYATENEENTLGTRCFAVALRYQQPAQDAISASVPLARLTPEREREIVDALRMVCDKVSRVVRPVANGDKWFA
- a CDS encoding enolase C-terminal domain-like protein, yielding MAAQPKIPVVTEMTVIPIAGYDSMLLNLSGAHGPFFTRNLVKLTDSDGNTGVGEVPGGEAIRRTLEEARPLVVGRSVGEYHAALAAIRAAFADRDSGGRGAQTFDLRVTVHAVTAVEAALLDLLGKHLDVPVAALLGDGQQRQRVQALGYLFFVGDRNRTDLPYRSPDDEPAGADEWLRIRHEEALSPDAVVRLAEAARARYGFRDFKLKGGVLPAADEAKAVTALAERFPDARITLDPNGGWLLRDAIATCRQLTDVLAYAEDPVGPEGTFSGREVMAEFKRATGLPTATNMIATDWRELGHAIRAGAVDIPLADPHFWTMSGSVRVAALCDAWGLTWGSHSNNHFDVSLAMFTHVAAAAPGDITAIDTHWIWQDGQRITKRPFEIVDGHLDVPAAAGLGVELDDERVAAAHELYLAQGLGARDDSVAMQYLIPGWTFDAKRPALQRS
- a CDS encoding 2-hydroxyacid dehydrogenase; protein product: MHVLVADAHLVPHRAHLEAALPAGTTVSWHDPGDRSVFDHLPDAEVYVGSRFTADMAAVADRLRLIHVNGAGTDKIDFGHLRPDILVANTFHHEQSIAEYIAGTAVLLRRGLPAQDRALREGRWATPGYDRRIPQPRTLQGARVGYIGFGHIGRTSWKLLRAFGAEAVAVTGSGRVDAAAEGLRWAGASDRLTALMTESDVVVVCAPLTERTVGMIGADELRALGPAGVLINVGRGPLVVESALYEALSTGAIAAAALDVWYHYPDAAGEGRPSELPFQTLPNVLMTPHVSGVTADTFAGRAGDIAANIGRLQRDEPLHNVVHGQAGHQLS
- a CDS encoding 2-oxo-4-hydroxy-4-carboxy-5-ureidoimidazoline decarboxylase is translated as MHQGMGLEAYNALPLRRAVHAVYECCCSVTLASDLAKGRPYPDHDSLFRRADELLFSLGEASIDTILQAYPCVGSRPRSSRSRAEQCAVWDDEAAVMAQLDQAAKRYCDRFGFGFVMHVGNACARDVLAAVDLRLHNDTETERKVVRNELARINRTRLERMLGPEGGYDNWCPA
- a CDS encoding inorganic diphosphatase → MEFDVVIEIPKGSRNKYEVDHETGRVKLDRYLYTPMGYPTDYGFFENTLGEDGDPLDALVLLTESVFPGCIVEARPVAMFKMTDEAGGDDKLLCVPAGDPRWDHIQDVGDISQFELDAIKHFFVHYKDLEPGKFVETADWVGRAEAEAELKRSIERFKSSGH
- the dacB gene encoding D-alanyl-D-alanine carboxypeptidase/D-alanyl-D-alanine-endopeptidase, with the translated sequence MRPTRWRRSTHVAVGVAVLALVVAVVAAAALLTGKKSDAAKAVPPAPPPATADPGVVPVDLSAPSPTRRGLAAALAAALANPDLGLITGRITDADTGDEVWEQGSRVPMQPASVNKVLTTAAALLTLDRDARLTTTVVAADDQPGLVVLRGGGDTTLSAAPKGTDTWYKGAARISDLAEQVRRSGVSVTRVRVDTSAYSGPTMAPGWDPADIDGGDIAPMEPVMLDGGRTQPTTVESRRSTSPALDAGKALAAALGVEPESVTLMPSGMRGGTKIAEVQSAPLIERLRQMMNESDNVMAESIAREVAEALDRPQSFDGAVGAVLSQLKTAGIDTSGAKLVDSSGLSVDNRLTALTLDEVVNAAAGHTQPALRPLVDLLPIAGGSGTLSNRYLDTDAGRDAAGWLRAKTGSLTGTNALAGIVTDRSGRVLTFALISNNAGPTGRTAIDALASVLRTCGCGA
- a CDS encoding zinc-dependent metalloprotease translates to MSRPTMTAGRAVDWDFAATVGAKLARPEPPATDYTRRQAIDQLSDSARAAELPVREVTGLIEGAEVPEARVVDRPAWIRAATRSMRVMTTGGTSADDGENGYQPGFITGRVTGAQTGAVLAFISAGILGQYDPFGPDGGELLLVYPNVISVERQLRVAPADFRLWVCLHEVTHRVQFRANPWLADHMSQALAILTQDAGDDVAAMAGRLAQYVRDQRNGAAPEANSTGILGLMRAVQAEPQRRALDQLLVLGTLLEGHADHVMDAVGPAVVPTVGTIRRRFDERRQRKQPPVQRIVRALLGFDAKLSQYTRGKAFVDHVVSTVGMRRFNTVWMNAETLPLPTEIDEPQRWIDRVL